A genome region from Fervidobacterium changbaicum includes the following:
- a CDS encoding UDP-N-acetylmuramoyl-L-alanyl-D-glutamate--2,6-diaminopimelate ligase produces the protein MKLKHLLEAIQKFIVFDNIPEELREKEITGVYNNSKKATPGSLFICRKGTNFDSHTIVETLYRENGVIAFVTEREINSNLPYVQVYDSRLAEAFLAAEFYEHPYNKLITFGVTGTNGKTTCAHLFHHIMQQLGLTGSLSGTVINDIVGDKFYIHNTTPDALTIMENMSKTVKKGGSYYSMEVSSHSLHQARVETIRFDIAGLTNITRDHLDYHPTFEHYVNSKLHLFDLLKKDGIAVVHEDYAPLLVSKKVPRLITFGTSDSAIYKISDISTTWNGTTFTLTSPYGTKKVYTQMIGDYNAFNVTLVVAGLFELGYEPDEIISYVSTFRGVDGRFEPIPEARKLGIEVIIDFAHSPDALEKVILAARKLAKGRIIVVYGAGGQADKGKRPMMAEVVTKLADIAILTTDDPRGEDPEAIIKDVEKGVQPNSLSLTVLDRREAIDTAITLATRGDVVVITGRGHEPYQIFTETLKVPFKDRDVALDIILSKINKNHIRDLDK, from the coding sequence TTGAAACTAAAGCATCTTTTAGAAGCCATCCAAAAGTTTATCGTTTTTGACAACATACCTGAAGAACTAAGAGAAAAGGAAATCACCGGAGTTTACAACAATTCAAAGAAAGCTACTCCCGGTTCATTGTTTATTTGTAGAAAGGGAACCAATTTTGACTCACATACCATAGTCGAGACCCTTTACAGAGAAAATGGAGTTATTGCGTTCGTCACTGAAAGAGAGATTAACAGTAACCTCCCTTATGTTCAAGTTTACGACAGCAGACTTGCTGAAGCCTTCCTCGCTGCAGAATTCTACGAACATCCATACAACAAACTGATAACCTTCGGAGTGACTGGCACGAATGGCAAAACCACGTGTGCTCATCTCTTCCACCATATAATGCAGCAACTTGGCCTTACAGGAAGCTTATCAGGAACGGTCATAAACGATATAGTGGGTGATAAGTTCTACATACACAATACTACCCCTGATGCACTAACAATTATGGAAAACATGTCTAAAACTGTTAAGAAGGGTGGAAGCTATTATTCTATGGAAGTTTCCTCCCATTCGCTTCATCAAGCACGAGTTGAAACTATCAGATTTGATATAGCAGGCCTTACAAATATAACCAGGGATCACTTAGATTACCATCCGACTTTCGAACACTACGTAAACTCAAAGCTTCACCTGTTCGATTTGCTCAAAAAGGACGGAATAGCTGTGGTTCACGAGGATTACGCGCCACTTTTGGTCAGTAAAAAAGTACCAAGGCTCATAACATTCGGTACGAGTGACAGCGCGATTTACAAGATTTCAGATATATCAACCACATGGAATGGAACAACCTTTACGTTAACCTCTCCTTATGGTACGAAGAAAGTTTACACGCAAATGATAGGTGACTACAATGCGTTCAATGTTACTTTAGTTGTTGCAGGATTATTCGAGTTAGGATACGAGCCGGACGAGATTATCAGCTACGTTAGCACATTTAGAGGTGTGGACGGACGATTCGAACCAATACCTGAAGCAAGGAAACTGGGAATTGAAGTGATTATAGATTTTGCTCATTCTCCCGATGCGCTTGAAAAGGTAATACTTGCTGCAAGGAAGTTGGCAAAAGGAAGGATTATCGTTGTTTACGGTGCCGGAGGACAAGCTGATAAAGGGAAAAGGCCGATGATGGCTGAAGTCGTAACAAAACTTGCTGATATTGCAATACTTACAACAGACGATCCTCGCGGTGAGGACCCGGAGGCGATTATAAAAGACGTTGAAAAAGGGGTTCAACCCAATTCACTTTCACTCACTGTTCTTGATAGGCGTGAAGCAATAGACACAGCTATAACTTTGGCAACACGCGGAGATGTTGTAGTTATCACAGGTAGAGGTCATGAACCTTATCAAATATTCACAGAGACATTAAAAGTTCCTTTCAAAGACAGAGATGTCGCTTTGGATATAATTCTTTCGAAGATCAACAAGAATCATATAAGAGACCTGGATAAATAG
- a CDS encoding glycosyltransferase, which produces MSERYLVKKIAFFNPQGNFDKNDSHLTEHPDFGGQLVYVKELAKAMSELGIEVDIITRQIIDKDWPEFAESYDYYPEAPNVRIVRIPFGGQKFLPKEELWKYLPDYVEKIYEFYKSEGRFPDFVTTHYADGGISGVMFLEKTGIPFSFTAHSLGAWKLEKLLESGMSQEAAEKKYKFSVRLAAENLAIKYASFIVCSTNQERYEQYSHKLYEADPYIDKFKVIPPGINHKIFNQEPKPEDKQISDYIERLLSKSPVKRHRLPFIIMSSRLDRKKNHIAVVRAFLQNEDLKEKANLLIVVRGVNDVLEYVSRERSEDALILQEIIEEAGKEIGKSVFFANISDQKHLASLYRVSAARGSVFVLPALYEPFGLAVVEAAACGLKIVVTKNGGPAEIFSNGEGLLIDPTDTKDIAVKLLVALEKFDSRRSIELAQRYSWKNTALGYLENIQRELSESHGIRSVDEKDLKKFYDLIAKL; this is translated from the coding sequence AAGGTATTTGGTGAAAAAAATAGCATTCTTTAATCCGCAGGGAAATTTTGATAAGAACGATAGTCATCTAACCGAGCACCCAGATTTTGGAGGGCAGCTAGTTTATGTCAAAGAGCTTGCAAAGGCGATGAGCGAGCTGGGGATAGAAGTCGACATTATTACAAGGCAGATAATTGATAAAGATTGGCCGGAGTTTGCGGAAAGCTACGATTATTATCCTGAAGCACCAAATGTTCGTATTGTTCGAATACCGTTTGGAGGGCAGAAGTTTTTACCAAAAGAAGAGCTCTGGAAGTATCTTCCTGACTATGTTGAGAAGATCTACGAATTTTACAAGTCAGAAGGCAGATTTCCAGATTTTGTGACAACCCACTATGCAGATGGTGGTATTTCAGGAGTAATGTTCCTTGAGAAAACGGGAATACCATTTTCATTTACGGCACATTCACTTGGGGCATGGAAGCTTGAAAAGCTTTTGGAATCTGGGATGTCTCAAGAGGCGGCCGAAAAGAAATACAAGTTCTCCGTACGGCTTGCTGCAGAAAATCTTGCTATAAAATACGCTTCTTTTATAGTTTGTAGTACAAATCAGGAACGATATGAGCAATATTCACACAAATTATATGAAGCGGATCCATACATTGACAAATTCAAAGTTATCCCTCCCGGAATAAACCATAAAATCTTCAACCAGGAACCAAAGCCTGAAGATAAACAAATAAGCGACTACATCGAACGATTACTTTCAAAGTCTCCTGTAAAAAGGCACAGATTACCGTTTATAATAATGTCCAGTAGATTGGACAGAAAAAAGAACCACATTGCTGTAGTTAGAGCTTTCTTGCAAAACGAAGATTTGAAAGAAAAGGCTAACCTACTTATTGTCGTACGTGGCGTTAACGATGTCTTAGAGTATGTAAGTAGAGAAAGATCAGAAGATGCTTTAATTTTGCAAGAGATCATCGAAGAAGCCGGAAAGGAAATAGGAAAGAGTGTATTCTTTGCTAATATATCGGATCAGAAACATCTGGCCAGTTTATACCGTGTATCAGCTGCAAGAGGTTCTGTATTTGTCTTGCCAGCGCTTTATGAACCATTTGGACTTGCGGTTGTTGAAGCAGCTGCATGTGGTTTGAAAATTGTCGTTACGAAAAACGGAGGGCCAGCTGAGATATTTTCAAATGGCGAAGGATTATTAATAGATCCGACCGATACCAAAGATATTGCTGTGAAATTACTGGTAGCTTTGGAGAAGTTTGATTCCAGAAGATCCATAGAACTTGCACAAAGATATAGCTGGAAGAACACAGCATTGGGATATTTGGAAAATATTCAAAGGGAACTCTCTGAATCACATGGGATAAGGAGCGTAGATGAGAAAGACCTTAAGAAATTCTACGACTTGATTGCTAAACTTTAG